Within Psychrobacter sp. AH5, the genomic segment CGATATAGAGGTCGATATCATCAGACAATTATTAGAACTTAGAGCTGATATTAGCGTCATCATTCCCTACAAAGTGGGTAAAACTATTTACCTAGCTAATTATTTGACTAAACATGTACAAGGCGAGACAGTGAGCAGCAAGCCAAATGCTAAGGGTGATAGCTTACCTATTAGCGCTTATCATTTGACCCATAATGAGCTTATGACTTGGTTTACTAGCTATCAGCGGCAAAAGCAGCATTTGCTAGCTAATAAAATTAGCGATACGGAGTTAAACTTACTTAAGCTTGATAACTGTACGGCGACTACTGGGCTGATCGTTAGTTGTCATGATAGCGCTAGTATCAAGGCAGCCAATCAGTTGGCTCAGCTGCGTTTACTGCAGGGATTAGCGCCAGTTATCGCGATATTTTTATCACCAGTTTTGGCTACTAACAGCCATCCTGATAGCCCAGCGCTGGGTTGGCAGCAGTGGTCCGCTTTGGCACAGTTAGCGGATATGCCAGTGATTGCATTAGGCGGATTAACGCCAACGATGCTGGCTACAGCTGTCGAGTATGGAGCGAGTAGTGTTGCGGGCATTGGTAGTTTTTTAAAGGGCTAATTTAACACTAAAGCTAAAATATTACTCATATTCAATAAAAGGCAACTATTTAGTTACTATGTAGTTGATAAAGCTAATAATTTTGAATAATTTTACAAACCGTAGCTTTTACATACATAGCTCCACTACTTAATGTTATTCTCCATCCCTATTATGGAATACATAAATTAATGATCTAAATTAAAGACATATATATTAATGGTATTCCTATGAAAGCCAACCAGTTACCTAAGTCAGACTCGTATGATAGTTGCTATCATAGCCAGTCAGCCGGGTCTCAGGCTAAACAGACCAACATCCCTCAAACACTCAGCTTCTCAGCTAACGACGAGTGCTGTTTTGCTAGCGAGCAGGATAACAAACTTACTAATACCCGCTCTATTAACGCAGCTAGTAACGATGCGAATTACTTGACCTATGCATCAGCTCATAGCTCTTATAATTCTCATAGCTCTCATAGCTCTGACACTAGCAGTGCCACTAGTGATATAAGCGGTGGCTACAAAAAAGCGGCTACTAACAGCACGCAAAAATCGAAACTGTCTGAAACACTGCCTGGCAAAAAACCAGTAGCAGAAAAACCCCCATTAGAAAATAGGGGCTTTATACACAACAGAGACTCTGAGAAAATAGCAGCTGAAAAGGCTAAGCTTAATAATGCTGAACTCAATAATAAAAACAACTATAAGCAAAATAATATGACTACTACTAATCCCGTTTCGGAGAGAATATTTATGACCAGTCTTCTTAAGCATACTGGTATTGCCCTAGCTATTATTATACCGTTAGCGGCCTTTTCAGCTTATGCGGCTACTCCCACTCCGCCGCTGGCAAATACAAATGCTACTAGCACTAATTCTACAGCAACGATTGATATCAAGCCGGATGCTATTATTTATAAGTCCGCTAATGAGCCAACGACCGTAGACAAAGTAGATTTGGATAAATACGCCGGAACTTGGCATGAGATAGGGCGCTTGCCGATGTACTTTCAGCGTAACTGTGCAAGCGATGTCACCGCTAACTATACTGAAAAAACAGATGGCTCAGGTATTATTGTTACTAATAAATGCTTAGATCAACAAGGCTCACAGATTGTAGCGGAGGGTTTGGCAAAACCGGCTGATACTACGGGAAGCAAATTAAAGGTGACTTTCTTGCCTTCATGGATTCGCTGGTTACCGGTAGGTCGTGCTGATTATTGGGTGCTTGCTCGTGATGGAGATTATCAAACGGCTTTGGTCGGCACGCCCGATAAGAAGTATTTATGGCTACTGGCCCGCTCGCCTAATGTCTCACAGCAAACTTACGCTAAGTATCGTCAGATTGCACAGACTCAAGGTTATGATCTAAAAGAATTCACCTTAACTCCGCATGCCAATCAAACGGTTAAATTAATACCTTGAGTTTTAGTATTGTCGTAGGATTGATTTAGCTGACAAGCGGTTAGGGGTTGAAGATAGCAAGTAGCGACCTCAGTAATAGTCTGTATTATAGGAGACAGCCATAGCGGTTGTCTTTTTATTTATAGCTCAATTGATGCAACCAAATCGGTTATTACTGGCAAAATAAAGCTTTTTAAGCTAAAATCTACGCCATTTAGCGCCTTTGATTAGCCTTTAGTTATAAAGTAGCTATGGGTTTTATTAAGCGCTTATAATCAACTATTTATATAGCAAAGTTATTTTTGTCTGCTTTTATCTTTTATTCATTTACTGACCATAAGGATGCTTCCAGTGAGCAACGCTGATACTTTACGCCAACTTCATCAAAACCGTTTGAGCCAATACAATAATCAAGAGCAACAAGCTATTGAATTGATGAGCCTACTTAACACCCTCTACAATGAAAAAGACGTGCAAGTGACTTTATTTGGTGAAACGCTTGACGCCAGCTCAGTAGGACAACTGTTAGCTCTACATCAAAAGTCAGCGACTCGCAATCATGGCGATCAGCCTATTGCTATTGAAGATACCTTAGCTATCGTAAAAACACTAATGGACAGTGATGTCACTGCTGCTAGTGTTGATGCTGGCCAGTTGATCGTTATTGATAGCGATGTAAAGCAAGCTCTACAAGCGGTTGATAAGAGTAAGGCGACTAATGAAGCTACTGATGTGGTGCTTTATGGCTTTGGTCGTATTGGTCGAGTCTTGACTCGGTTGTTACTCGCTCAAGCTTCAAGCGCTAAAGGTCTACAGCTAAAGGCTATCGTAGTACGTCCAGCTCCTGCTGGTGATTTGGCAAAGCGTGCCTCACTACTTGAGCGCGACTCTATTCATGGCAGTTTCACAGGTAGCGTTAGCGTTGATGAAGACAATAACGGTATTATTATTAATGGCCGTTTTGTGCAAGTGATTTATGCCAAAGATCCAAGCGAGATTGATTATACTGCTTATGGTATCGATAATGCGTTAGTTATTGATAACACTGGCATCTGGAAAGATGAAGACGGCCTTGGTAAGCATTTGCAGGCTAAAGGCGTCCAAAAAGTATTATTAACGGCACCTGCCGGCGGTAACATCAAAAACGTCGTTTATGCAGTAAATAGCGATACTATCGGCGATGACAAAATCGTCAGTGCTGCTAGCTGTACTACTAACGCCATTACCCCAACGCTAAAAGTGTTAAATGATGAATATGGGATTGAAAATGGTCATGTTGAGACCATTCACTCTTTTACCAATGATCAAAACTTGATTGATAATTACCATAAAGCTGATCGCCGTGGTCGTAGCGCGGTATTAAATATGGTCATTACCAGTACTGGCGCGGCAAAAGCGGTCGGTAAAGCTTTACCAGAATTAAGTGGTAAACTAACGGGTAATGCGATTCGAGTGCCAACGCCAAACGTCAGCCTAGCTATCTTGAACCTAAATCTAAAAACCGCTCCAGAGAGTGTTGATGCGCTAAATAACTTTATGCGTAAGATGGCTAATAGTAGTACTTGGCAATCACAAATTGCTTACACTGATTCTACTGAAGCGGTCTCTACTGATTTTGTCGGTACTAAGCATGTCGGTATCGTTGATGCGCAAGCGACTATCGTCACAGATAATCATGCTACAGTCTATATTTGGTACGATAATGAAGTTGGTTATAGTACTCAGGTACTGCGTATCGCTGGTCAAATGGCTGGTATTAGCTATACGCAAATCCCAGCATAACGTTAGCCTACGGTTGGGCGCATAGAAGAGCAAGTCGGCATAAAGTAGCGATAAGCCTTTATAGGTCAGCTATGTTGAGCCGCTTATAGAGCACCCGATAGTCGCATTGGTTATCGGGTGTTGTTGATATTAATGACTATAGACTCAAATATATTTTATAGACTTAATATTTTAAAAAATGAATAATTTAGTAGTACTCAAATAGTAATGAAAGGAACGTAGCATGCGATTTATTGATGAAGCCGTCGTAACGGTAAAAGCAGGTGACGGTGGTAACGGTATCGTCAGTTTTCGCCGAGAAAAATACGTCCCTCGAGGTGGTCCTGATGGCGGTGATGGCGGAAGTGGCGGTGATGTTTATGTCATCGCTGATGATAATACCAATACTTTGGTAGATTATCGTTATACTCGCCGTTATGATGCGCGCCGCGGCGAGAATGGTCATAGTAAAAACTGCTCAGGCAAAGGCTCTGACGATATTTACTTGCCAGTCCCTATAGGTACTACGGTTATCGATACTGAAACCGATGAGGTTATCGGTGATCTGACGGAGATTGGGCAGACTTTACTTATCGCTAAAGGCGGTGATGGCGGTTTAGGAAATACTCATTTTAAGAGCTCAACCAACCAAGCACCGCGTAAAGCCACCTCCGGTTTTGAGGGCGAGCTGAAAGTATTGAAGTTTGAGCTAAAAGTCGTCGCGGATGTGGGCTTAGTCGGTCTGCCTAATGCTGGCAAGTCGACCTTTATCCGTCAAGTGTCTGCCGCTACTCCTAAAGTCGCTGATTATCCTTTTACCACTTTAGTACCCAATTTGGGCGTAGTGGATATCGGTAAACATCGCTCTTTTGTAATGGCTGATATACCAGGGCTGATTGAAGGCGCCTCAGAAGGTGCGGGTCTTGGCATTCGCTTTTTGAAGCATGTTGCTCGTACTCGCCGATTACTGCATATAGTAGATGTACAGCCTATAGATGGTAGTGACCCGGTTGAAAATGCTAATATTATCTTAAACGAGCTTGAGCGTTTTTCGCCAGAGTTAGCTAATTTGCCGCAAATCTTGGTATTAAATAAAATTGACCAGATCGTTGATGAAACTGAGCTTAATCAGTTATGTACTCATATTGTGGCAGAGCTTGGCTGGACAGGTATCGTTTTTCGCACCTCAACCCTTACTGGTGAAGGAGTGGACGCAGTTAAGTACCACTTAATGAACGAGATTGAGCGCGAGCGCGAGCGCGAATTAGAGGATCCTATTTTTGCCGAAGCACAAAAAGAGCGTTTTGAGCGTTTAGAGGCTGAAGTACGCCGTAACACTGAAGCTCAGCGCGAAGCTTATCGGGCAGCGCGTAAAGCCCAGCGTGAAGGTAGAGACATCAGTGTGGATAATCTCACTGACTTTGATGATGACGATGATGATGGCGTAGAAGTCGTTTATGTGCCTTAAGGTTATAGTAAACACTGGCATTTATTAACCTCAACAGCACTAGCATTAGCAGTTATTAGCACTAATCAGTAATTCATACTTAAGATAAACAACAGGAGTTTTTTATGGCAGTTGACATGGAACAAACGACAGAAGAAGCAAGGTTTATTGAGCAGCCTCGTAACTTTGATATTCGACGCGTTATTGTCAAGATTGGCTCATCGTTATTGACCAATAATGGTCGCGGGCTTGATCGAACTGCTATTTATGGTTGGGCCAAACAAA encodes:
- the cgtA gene encoding Obg family GTPase CgtA, giving the protein MRFIDEAVVTVKAGDGGNGIVSFRREKYVPRGGPDGGDGGSGGDVYVIADDNTNTLVDYRYTRRYDARRGENGHSKNCSGKGSDDIYLPVPIGTTVIDTETDEVIGDLTEIGQTLLIAKGGDGGLGNTHFKSSTNQAPRKATSGFEGELKVLKFELKVVADVGLVGLPNAGKSTFIRQVSAATPKVADYPFTTLVPNLGVVDIGKHRSFVMADIPGLIEGASEGAGLGIRFLKHVARTRRLLHIVDVQPIDGSDPVENANIILNELERFSPELANLPQILVLNKIDQIVDETELNQLCTHIVAELGWTGIVFRTSTLTGEGVDAVKYHLMNEIERERERELEDPIFAEAQKERFERLEAEVRRNTEAQREAYRAARKAQREGRDISVDNLTDFDDDDDDGVEVVYVP
- a CDS encoding glyceraldehyde-3-phosphate dehydrogenase, translated to MLPVSNADTLRQLHQNRLSQYNNQEQQAIELMSLLNTLYNEKDVQVTLFGETLDASSVGQLLALHQKSATRNHGDQPIAIEDTLAIVKTLMDSDVTAASVDAGQLIVIDSDVKQALQAVDKSKATNEATDVVLYGFGRIGRVLTRLLLAQASSAKGLQLKAIVVRPAPAGDLAKRASLLERDSIHGSFTGSVSVDEDNNGIIINGRFVQVIYAKDPSEIDYTAYGIDNALVIDNTGIWKDEDGLGKHLQAKGVQKVLLTAPAGGNIKNVVYAVNSDTIGDDKIVSAASCTTNAITPTLKVLNDEYGIENGHVETIHSFTNDQNLIDNYHKADRRGRSAVLNMVITSTGAAKAVGKALPELSGKLTGNAIRVPTPNVSLAILNLNLKTAPESVDALNNFMRKMANSSTWQSQIAYTDSTEAVSTDFVGTKHVGIVDAQATIVTDNHATVYIWYDNEVGYSTQVLRIAGQMAGISYTQIPA
- a CDS encoding lipocalin family protein, which produces MKANQLPKSDSYDSCYHSQSAGSQAKQTNIPQTLSFSANDECCFASEQDNKLTNTRSINAASNDANYLTYASAHSSYNSHSSHSSDTSSATSDISGGYKKAATNSTQKSKLSETLPGKKPVAEKPPLENRGFIHNRDSEKIAAEKAKLNNAELNNKNNYKQNNMTTTNPVSERIFMTSLLKHTGIALAIIIPLAAFSAYAATPTPPLANTNATSTNSTATIDIKPDAIIYKSANEPTTVDKVDLDKYAGTWHEIGRLPMYFQRNCASDVTANYTEKTDGSGIIVTNKCLDQQGSQIVAEGLAKPADTTGSKLKVTFLPSWIRWLPVGRADYWVLARDGDYQTALVGTPDKKYLWLLARSPNVSQQTYAKYRQIAQTQGYDLKEFTLTPHANQTVKLIP